From Streptomyces sp. CMB-StM0423, a single genomic window includes:
- the npdG gene encoding NADPH-dependent F420 reductase: MTSSEQNTPPARKDPWALPDVSGLVVGVLGGTGDQGRGLAYRLARAGQRVVIGSRKAERAEAAAAGLGNGVEGAENAECARRSDVVIVAVPWEGHEATVTALRAELAGKLVVDCVNPLGFDKKGAYPIRPAEGSAAEQAAALLPESRVAAAFHHLSAVLLQDPEVERIETDVMVLGEAREDTDTVQALAGLIPGMRGVYAGRLRNAHQVEAMVANLISVNRRYRAHAGVRLTDV, translated from the coding sequence ATGACTTCGAGTGAGCAGAACACCCCGCCCGCCCGTAAGGACCCGTGGGCGCTGCCCGACGTCTCCGGTCTGGTCGTCGGCGTGCTGGGCGGCACCGGCGACCAGGGCCGCGGGCTGGCCTACCGGCTGGCGCGGGCCGGGCAGCGGGTCGTCATCGGCTCCCGGAAGGCGGAGCGGGCCGAGGCGGCGGCGGCCGGGCTGGGCAACGGCGTCGAGGGCGCGGAGAACGCGGAGTGCGCGCGGCGCAGCGACGTGGTGATCGTCGCGGTGCCGTGGGAGGGACACGAGGCGACGGTGACGGCGCTGCGCGCGGAACTGGCGGGCAAGCTCGTCGTGGACTGCGTGAACCCGCTGGGGTTCGACAAGAAGGGCGCGTACCCGATCCGGCCCGCCGAGGGCAGCGCGGCCGAGCAGGCGGCGGCGCTGCTGCCGGAGTCGCGGGTGGCGGCGGCGTTCCACCACCTGTCGGCGGTGCTGCTCCAGGACCCGGAGGTGGAGCGGATCGAGACGGACGTGATGGTGCTGGGCGAGGCCCGGGAGGACACGGACACCGTGCAGGCCCTGGCCGGGCTGATCCCGGGGATGCGCGGCGTGTACGCGGGCCGGCTGCGCAACGCGCACCAGGTCGAGGCGATGGTGGCCAACCTGATCTCGGTCAACCGCCGCTACCGCGCGCACGCCGGGGTGCGGCTGACCGACGTCTGA
- a CDS encoding HIT family protein codes for MNCTFCAIASGELPSHRVFADEVAVGFLDARPLFPGHVLVIPRHHVETLTDLPEPEVGPFFVRVRRLTGAVERATAAAGSFVAMNNRVSQSVPHLHVHVVPRNRKDGLRGFFWPRTRYRDEEHAVETARLIRAALDG; via the coding sequence GTGAACTGCACCTTCTGCGCCATCGCGAGCGGTGAGCTCCCGAGTCACCGGGTGTTCGCGGACGAGGTGGCGGTCGGCTTCCTCGACGCCCGGCCGCTCTTCCCGGGACACGTCCTGGTGATCCCGCGCCACCACGTGGAGACCCTCACCGATCTGCCGGAGCCCGAGGTCGGCCCGTTCTTCGTACGGGTCAGGCGGCTGACCGGCGCCGTGGAGCGGGCCACGGCGGCGGCCGGGTCGTTCGTCGCGATGAACAACCGGGTCAGCCAGTCCGTGCCGCACCTGCACGTCCACGTCGTACCGCGCAACCGCAAGGACGGGCTGCGGGGCTTCTTCTGGCCCCGTACGCGCTACCGGGACGAGGAGCACGCCGTCGAGACGGCCCGGCTGATCCGCGCGGCGCTCGACGGCTGA
- the panB gene encoding 3-methyl-2-oxobutanoate hydroxymethyltransferase translates to MTHVSHARKTPGGADSAPALYGGDGGNSGRRVTVRDLAGAKRRGEKWPMLTAYDSTTAGIFDEAGIPVLLVGDSMGNVHLGYDTTVPVTLDEMTMLSAAVVRGTRRALVVGDLPFGSYQEGPVQALRSATRLVKDAGVGAVKLEGGERSLRQTELLVESGIPVMSHLGLTPQSVNAMGYRVQGRSDEDAHRLVRDAKAAQEAGAFAVVLELVPAELAAEVTRSLEIPTIGIGAGPDTDAQVLVWTDMAGLTGGRMPRFVKQYAQLRQSLGDAARAFAEDVGAAAFPAEEHTFH, encoded by the coding sequence ATGACGCACGTTTCGCATGCCCGCAAGACGCCCGGCGGGGCCGATTCCGCCCCGGCGCTGTACGGCGGGGACGGGGGCAACAGCGGCCGCCGGGTGACGGTCCGGGACCTGGCCGGCGCCAAGCGGCGCGGCGAGAAGTGGCCCATGCTGACCGCGTACGACTCGACCACCGCCGGCATCTTCGACGAGGCCGGTATCCCGGTGCTGCTGGTCGGCGACTCCATGGGCAACGTCCACCTCGGCTACGACACGACCGTGCCGGTGACCCTGGACGAGATGACGATGCTCTCCGCCGCGGTGGTACGCGGCACCCGGCGCGCCCTGGTCGTCGGCGACCTGCCCTTCGGCTCGTACCAGGAAGGCCCGGTCCAGGCGCTCCGCTCGGCGACGCGGCTGGTCAAGGACGCCGGCGTGGGCGCGGTGAAGCTGGAGGGCGGCGAGCGGTCGCTGCGCCAGACCGAGTTGCTGGTGGAGTCCGGCATCCCCGTGATGTCCCACCTCGGGCTCACCCCGCAGTCCGTCAACGCCATGGGCTACCGCGTCCAGGGCCGCTCCGACGAGGACGCGCACCGGCTGGTGCGCGACGCGAAGGCGGCGCAGGAGGCGGGCGCGTTCGCGGTGGTGCTGGAGCTGGTGCCGGCGGAACTGGCCGCCGAGGTGACGCGCTCGCTGGAGATCCCGACGATCGGCATCGGCGCGGGCCCCGACACCGACGCGCAGGTGCTCGTCTGGACCGACATGGCGGGGCTGACCGGCGGCAGGATGCCGCGCTTCGTCAAGCAGTACGCGCAACTGCGGCAGAGCCTCGGCGACGCGGCCAGGGCCTTCGCCGAGGACGTCGGCGCGGCGGCGTTCCCGGCCGAGGAGCACACCTTCCACTGA
- a CDS encoding MFS transporter translates to MDTAHQIPPAVHRRRWPILGVLVFSLLVVVLDNSILNVAMKTIATPAPTGLGASQSELEWAIDAYTLAFAGLLFTAGVLGDRLGRKRVLLGGMVVFGVGSVLAAFSSSPAELIAFRTLMGMGGAFVLPATLAIIVNVFERDEQPRAIGIWAGSVGLAIAIGPITGGLLLEHFWWGSVFLVNVPIISVALIGMVLLVPDSKDPNPGRLDPTGVLLSIAGLVLIVYGVVRGGQRADFSAPEVWGAILVGAVVIGLFVWYERRSRHPALDIRWFRNPRFSASVAVIGLVFFALMGVTFFMVFYIQSVRGLSPLDSGLLLLPLAVAQLIFAPRSRLVVDRFGARAVCTVAMLGIAAAFAGFLLLDETSPLWILEVLFFVMGTAMAHVMPPATTAIMQSLPREKAGAGSSVNNTFRQVGGALGVAVLGSLLSSVYRGKVTLPAGAPSAAGESIEATRAFAQKAGAAGKKLIPEANRAFIDAMHATSLAAAGTAVLGAVVAAVFMPAKDRAGQEPAHDRENEPSTRKK, encoded by the coding sequence ATGGACACCGCGCACCAGATCCCCCCGGCCGTCCACCGGCGCCGCTGGCCCATCCTCGGCGTCCTCGTCTTCAGCCTGCTCGTCGTCGTCCTCGACAACTCCATCCTCAACGTCGCGATGAAGACGATCGCCACCCCCGCCCCCACCGGCCTCGGCGCCAGCCAGAGCGAGCTGGAGTGGGCGATCGACGCGTACACCCTGGCCTTCGCGGGCCTGCTCTTCACCGCGGGCGTCCTGGGCGACCGGCTGGGGCGCAAGCGGGTGCTGCTGGGGGGCATGGTCGTCTTCGGGGTGGGCTCGGTGCTCGCCGCGTTCTCCAGCAGCCCGGCGGAGCTGATCGCCTTCCGCACCCTGATGGGGATGGGCGGCGCGTTCGTGCTGCCCGCCACGCTGGCGATCATCGTGAACGTCTTCGAGCGCGACGAGCAGCCCCGGGCCATCGGCATCTGGGCCGGCTCCGTGGGCCTGGCCATCGCCATCGGGCCGATCACCGGCGGGCTGCTCCTTGAGCACTTCTGGTGGGGCTCGGTCTTCCTGGTCAACGTGCCGATCATCAGCGTCGCGCTGATCGGCATGGTGCTGCTGGTCCCCGACTCCAAGGACCCGAACCCCGGCCGGCTCGACCCCACCGGGGTACTGCTGTCCATCGCCGGCCTGGTGCTGATCGTCTACGGCGTGGTCCGGGGCGGCCAGCGCGCCGACTTCAGCGCCCCGGAGGTCTGGGGCGCGATCCTCGTCGGCGCGGTCGTCATCGGGCTCTTCGTCTGGTACGAGCGCCGCAGCCGGCACCCGGCGCTCGACATCCGGTGGTTCCGCAACCCGCGCTTCTCGGCCTCGGTCGCCGTCATCGGCCTGGTGTTCTTCGCGCTCATGGGCGTGACGTTCTTCATGGTCTTCTACATCCAGAGCGTGCGCGGCCTGTCGCCGCTGGACTCCGGGCTGCTCCTGCTGCCGCTGGCCGTCGCGCAGTTGATCTTCGCGCCGCGGTCCCGGCTGGTCGTCGACCGGTTCGGCGCCCGGGCGGTGTGCACGGTGGCCATGCTCGGCATCGCGGCCGCCTTCGCCGGCTTCCTGCTGCTGGACGAGACGTCGCCGCTGTGGATCCTGGAGGTGCTGTTCTTCGTCATGGGCACCGCGATGGCGCACGTCATGCCGCCGGCCACCACCGCGATCATGCAGTCGCTGCCGCGCGAGAAGGCCGGCGCGGGGTCCTCGGTCAACAACACCTTCCGGCAGGTCGGCGGTGCCCTCGGGGTCGCCGTGCTCGGCTCGCTGCTGTCGTCGGTCTACCGCGGCAAGGTGACCCTGCCGGCGGGGGCGCCGAGCGCGGCGGGCGAGTCCATCGAGGCCACCCGCGCCTTCGCGCAGAAGGCGGGCGCCGCCGGGAAGAAGCTGATCCCGGAGGCCAACCGCGCGTTCATCGACGCGATGCACGCGACGTCGCTGGCGGCGGCGGGGACGGCGGTGCTGGGCGCGGTGGTGGCCGCCGTGTTCATGCCCGCCAAGGACCGGGCCGGGCAGGAGCCGGCGCACGACAGGGAGAATGAACCTTCCACGCGGAAGAAGTAG